From the Candidatus Neomarinimicrobiota bacterium genome, one window contains:
- a CDS encoding T9SS type A sorting domain-containing protein, with translation MKKYLLLTLLLFSVLRAVSFESCNAFRDSLFKITSIQTATERNAALDTLWLQLKEQRQIPFKMADSVIFLYRGSASSVAWYGDFNSWSDDAFNATVQKLNGNIWILEKTFPSNARLDYKIVLNGSTWILDPANPFRQMGGYGYNSVLRMPDYEFPMEVLAREDTRKGTLSDNIPIYSNALAYSLHYRVYTPADYETLSHLPVLYITDGHEYANSLMGSVPTVLDNLIHDRKIKPLIAVFISPVTPGGGINRRMSEYNMNAAFADFLADELVPYIDSTYKTQTDPDSRCLLGTSMGGICSAYTGAVKPETFHLLAIQSPAFWYNPVIYNLYSDYPLRPLKIWMSTGTIHDMQSGALHMKEIFENKGYEYTYMEVPESHSWGNWRGQIDDILTWFWKDSTQVSILPEKKARSSTSAHPNPFNGQTTLHLSPLPFPRKGQIRIIDLAGREIFSSFLQVPAGQAVSIPLDFDHQASGIYIYTFLSSNTRESGKLLHLK, from the coding sequence ATGAAAAAATATTTGCTCTTAACCCTGCTTTTATTCTCTGTCCTCCGGGCAGTATCCTTCGAATCCTGCAACGCATTCAGGGATTCCCTCTTTAAAATCACGTCCATTCAGACAGCTACGGAACGAAATGCGGCGTTGGATACCCTGTGGCTCCAATTAAAAGAACAGCGGCAGATTCCCTTTAAAATGGCGGATTCCGTTATATTTCTTTATCGCGGATCGGCATCTTCCGTAGCCTGGTACGGCGATTTCAACAGCTGGTCGGACGACGCATTCAATGCCACCGTGCAGAAATTAAACGGCAATATCTGGATCCTGGAAAAAACTTTTCCTTCCAATGCCCGCCTGGATTATAAAATTGTTCTGAATGGAAGCACCTGGATTCTGGATCCTGCGAATCCCTTCCGTCAAATGGGCGGATATGGGTACAATTCCGTGCTTCGCATGCCGGATTATGAATTTCCCATGGAGGTGTTAGCCCGGGAGGATACGCGAAAAGGAACTCTTTCAGACAACATTCCCATTTACAGCAACGCCCTGGCCTACAGTCTTCACTACCGGGTTTACACCCCGGCGGACTATGAAACCTTGTCCCACTTGCCTGTTTTGTATATCACAGACGGACACGAATATGCCAACAGTCTTATGGGCAGCGTTCCCACGGTTCTGGATAATCTGATTCACGACCGGAAAATCAAGCCCCTCATCGCCGTCTTTATCAGTCCGGTCACACCGGGCGGCGGTATAAACCGCCGTATGAGCGAATATAACATGAACGCAGCTTTTGCCGATTTTTTAGCGGATGAGCTGGTACCCTACATTGATTCCACATATAAAACACAAACTGATCCGGATTCCCGGTGCCTTTTGGGGACATCCATGGGCGGGATTTGTTCCGCCTACACCGGTGCCGTGAAACCGGAAACTTTTCATTTGCTGGCCATCCAATCCCCCGCATTCTGGTACAATCCGGTAATCTACAATCTCTATTCGGATTATCCTCTTCGCCCTTTAAAGATCTGGATGTCCACAGGCACAATTCACGACATGCAGAGCGGGGCCCTGCACATGAAAGAAATTTTCGAAAACAAGGGATACGAGTACACATACATGGAGGTTCCGGAAAGCCATTCCTGGGGAAACTGGCGCGGACAGATTGATGATATCCTCACATGGTTTTGGAAGGACTCCACACAGGTATCCATCCTGCCTGAAAAGAAGGCCCGGAGTTCGACTTCTGCCCACCCCAATCCTTTTAACGGGCAAACCACCCTGCACCTTTCTCCCCTCCCCTTTCCCCGGAAAGGACAGATACGGATTATAGATCTGGCGGGACGGGAAATTTTCAGCTCATTCCTCCAGGTTCCGGCAGGCCAGGCGGTATCAATCCCCCTTGACTTCGACCACCAGGCATCCGGCATTTACATTTATACTTTTTTATCCTCAAATACACGGGAATCGGGAAAGCTTTTACATCTTAAATAA
- the tmk gene encoding dTMP kinase has product MDRKGRFITFEGVDGCGKSTQVRHTAEMFRKKGFEVLEIRDPGSTAVGEAAREILLNPRYAEMDATTEILLFAVARSQLVAEEVLPALEAGKIVLSDRFYDSTTAYQGYGRQLDLEMVLQLNAIGAHDLVPDLTFIFDISLETSAERMAFIGKSPDRMENEKRAFHQRVRQGFLEIARREPDRCYVLDGHEPETDIREKIRRELQRRKFL; this is encoded by the coding sequence ATGGATCGTAAGGGACGCTTTATCACCTTTGAAGGAGTGGATGGCTGCGGAAAAAGCACCCAGGTGCGTCATACGGCCGAGATGTTCCGGAAAAAAGGCTTTGAAGTCCTGGAAATCCGGGATCCGGGCTCGACAGCGGTGGGTGAAGCGGCCCGGGAAATCCTCCTGAATCCCCGGTATGCCGAAATGGATGCCACGACGGAAATTCTCCTTTTTGCCGTAGCCCGGAGCCAGCTGGTGGCTGAGGAAGTCCTTCCTGCCCTGGAAGCAGGGAAAATCGTCCTGTCAGATCGGTTTTACGACTCCACCACTGCCTACCAGGGTTACGGCCGGCAGCTTGACCTGGAAATGGTGCTTCAACTCAATGCCATCGGCGCCCATGATCTTGTCCCCGACCTGACTTTCATCTTTGACATATCCCTTGAAACTTCCGCCGAACGCATGGCCTTCATCGGAAAATCACCGGACCGGATGGAAAATGAAAAACGGGCTTTTCATCAGCGAGTCCGTCAGGGTTTTCTGGAAATCGCCCGCCGCGAACCGGATCGCTGTTATGTGTTGGATGGCCATGAACCGGAAACAGATATCCGGGAGAAAATCCGCCGGGAACTTCAAAGACGTAAATTTCTCTGA
- the priA gene encoding primosomal protein N', with amino-acid sequence MIVPVCEIAFPVDVMQTFTYRIPDRFKDRLKPGCRVIAPFGRRHQPGYCVSVSESDLSALPKGLRFLSEIRDEKPLFIPEQIQLFQWMAFYYMAAPGLVFKAAHPSEAGFKKEIRYFPAPGMKDHPEIQLLNIPPDGLSDSALKKMAPEEQKNIQFLLKRRMLVVDNVFSVERSTRSVKAIRLKDVFAKGEHPSHVKILAALKSRAIPEATLSDLMRETGVSRSVFQTLEKKGVVESFDQEIPSDPFSGAYVPKSRNIILTDEQIQVIEEITAHFNRFYPVLLHGVTGSGKTEVYIHLASEALKRGKQALILVPEIAITPHVAGRFRSVFGKKVAIWHSRMSAGERIWTWQSIRRGDIQVVVGARSALFSPFPRPGLIVVDEEHDASFKQQEQSPGYHGRDAAIYYARLLRIPVILGSATPSVESWYLAQRGKYHLLTLKERFGSAGYPRVDVIDLRTKNPGESLFTQEMLEALRDCLKRGEQAIVLHNRRGFHTFVRCEYCGQPVECPHCSVSMTWHKPWQKLVCHYCDHQEPIPAECPSCGKASLRVAGSGTQRIEDELIKRIKDARVIRMDLDSTRSRHSHVKILNTFENRNFDILLGTQMVSKGLDFSNVTLVCIVNADTGLGIPDFRSAERVWQLVAQVSGRSGRGALPGRVIIQTWQPEHPAVNLAARLDVHAFYQQELERRKNLLYPPFSRLILIRVTGKDRDRVMSAVKQLADICKQQMPPEQVLGPSSAPVEKVKELYRWQILLKFNRNGDELLNRMKTIMIRILQDRRNRMYGLKITMNVDPVSMN; translated from the coding sequence ATGATAGTACCCGTCTGCGAAATCGCTTTTCCGGTGGATGTGATGCAAACCTTCACATACCGGATTCCGGACCGGTTCAAAGACCGGTTGAAGCCCGGATGCCGGGTGATTGCCCCCTTCGGCAGACGGCATCAGCCCGGATACTGCGTCAGCGTGTCCGAATCGGATTTGTCCGCCCTGCCGAAAGGACTCAGATTCTTATCTGAAATCCGGGATGAGAAACCCCTTTTCATTCCGGAACAAATACAGCTTTTTCAATGGATGGCCTTTTATTACATGGCAGCGCCGGGACTGGTATTTAAGGCGGCCCATCCCTCCGAGGCCGGATTCAAAAAAGAGATTCGCTATTTTCCCGCACCGGGTATGAAGGATCACCCGGAAATTCAATTGTTGAATATTCCTCCGGACGGCCTGTCTGATTCCGCCCTGAAGAAGATGGCACCGGAGGAGCAGAAGAATATACAATTTCTCCTGAAGCGCCGGATGCTGGTGGTTGATAATGTTTTTTCCGTGGAACGTTCCACCCGGAGTGTGAAGGCCATTCGCCTGAAAGATGTGTTTGCCAAAGGGGAACACCCTTCCCATGTAAAAATCCTGGCGGCACTGAAAAGCCGGGCTATCCCTGAAGCCACCCTGTCCGACCTGATGCGGGAAACCGGTGTAAGTCGCTCCGTTTTCCAAACCCTCGAAAAAAAAGGCGTGGTGGAAAGCTTTGATCAGGAAATTCCCTCCGATCCCTTTTCCGGAGCCTATGTGCCCAAAAGCCGGAATATTATCCTTACGGACGAACAGATTCAGGTCATTGAAGAGATAACGGCACACTTTAATCGTTTTTATCCGGTATTGCTCCACGGTGTGACCGGCAGCGGCAAGACGGAGGTTTACATTCATCTGGCCAGTGAAGCCCTGAAACGGGGGAAGCAGGCCCTGATTCTGGTTCCCGAAATTGCCATTACTCCCCATGTGGCCGGTCGTTTCCGGAGTGTCTTCGGAAAAAAAGTGGCCATCTGGCACAGCCGCATGAGTGCCGGGGAAAGGATCTGGACCTGGCAGAGCATCCGGCGGGGGGATATCCAGGTGGTGGTGGGTGCCCGCAGTGCCCTTTTTTCTCCCTTTCCACGTCCAGGTCTGATTGTGGTGGATGAGGAACACGACGCCTCCTTCAAACAACAGGAACAGAGTCCGGGCTATCACGGAAGAGATGCAGCCATTTATTACGCCCGTCTTCTCAGGATTCCCGTAATCCTGGGATCTGCCACACCTTCCGTGGAAAGCTGGTACCTGGCACAGAGGGGGAAATATCACCTTCTCACTCTCAAAGAACGCTTCGGCAGCGCAGGATATCCCCGGGTGGATGTGATTGACCTCCGCACCAAAAATCCCGGCGAAAGCCTTTTTACACAAGAAATGCTGGAAGCTCTCCGGGATTGCCTGAAGCGGGGGGAACAGGCCATTGTACTCCATAACCGACGGGGCTTTCATACTTTTGTCCGTTGTGAATATTGCGGACAACCGGTGGAGTGCCCCCATTGCTCTGTTTCCATGACCTGGCACAAACCCTGGCAAAAACTGGTCTGTCACTACTGTGACCATCAGGAACCCATTCCTGCCGAGTGTCCCTCCTGCGGCAAAGCTTCCCTCCGGGTCGCCGGAAGCGGTACCCAGCGGATTGAGGATGAGCTGATCAAACGCATCAAAGATGCCCGGGTGATCCGTATGGATCTGGATTCCACCCGGAGCCGCCACTCCCACGTGAAAATCCTCAATACTTTTGAAAACCGGAATTTTGATATTCTGCTGGGGACCCAGATGGTTTCCAAGGGACTCGATTTCAGCAATGTGACCCTGGTATGTATTGTGAATGCCGATACGGGACTGGGTATTCCCGATTTCCGCAGTGCAGAGCGGGTCTGGCAGCTGGTAGCTCAGGTATCGGGCCGTAGCGGACGGGGAGCCCTGCCCGGACGGGTGATTATCCAGACCTGGCAACCGGAACATCCTGCCGTGAATCTGGCAGCCCGGCTGGATGTCCATGCCTTTTATCAACAGGAACTGGAACGACGGAAAAACCTCCTTTATCCACCTTTCAGCCGGCTGATTCTGATCCGGGTGACGGGGAAAGACCGGGACAGGGTCATGAGTGCCGTGAAACAACTGGCGGATATCTGTAAACAACAGATGCCGCCTGAACAGGTCCTGGGCCCTTCATCCGCGCCGGTGGAGAAAGTAAAGGAATTATACCGCTGGCAAATCCTCCTGAAATTTAATCGGAACGGGGACGAGCTGTTGAACCGGATGAAAACCATCATGATTCGCATTCTTCAGGACCGGCGAAACCGTATGTACGGACTGAAAATTACCATGAATGTCGACCCTGTGAGTATGAACTGA
- the rplI gene encoding 50S ribosomal protein L9, with product MKIILKENVENVGVAGDVVTVKDGYARNFLIPKGLAVQATRSNMKIAKELKKIEERKKTAAVDKARRLAEKLKNISLTTSVAAGEDDKIFGSVTSQTIAELLAEKGYDVDKRHIVLNEPIKALGVYDIPIKLHSDVTAEVKLWVVKE from the coding sequence ATGAAAATTATACTGAAAGAAAATGTGGAGAATGTCGGCGTTGCCGGGGATGTTGTGACGGTAAAGGACGGATATGCCCGGAACTTTCTCATTCCCAAAGGACTGGCTGTGCAGGCAACCCGCTCCAATATGAAAATAGCCAAAGAGCTGAAAAAAATTGAGGAACGGAAAAAGACTGCGGCTGTAGATAAAGCCCGCCGTCTGGCTGAAAAGCTGAAAAATATCTCGCTGACCACATCCGTCGCAGCCGGCGAAGATGACAAAATTTTCGGTTCCGTCACCTCCCAGACTATAGCTGAGCTTCTGGCTGAAAAAGGCTACGACGTGGATAAACGGCATATCGTCCTGAATGAACCCATCAAAGCCCTGGGTGTGTATGATATTCCCATTAAACTCCACAGCGATGTGACCGCCGAAGTCAAACTCTGGGTGGTGAAAGAATAA
- a CDS encoding 30S ribosomal protein S18 yields the protein MAFISRKKVCKFCENKKLSIDYKDYKTLRRFITEQGKIIPRRVTGTCAKHQRELVTAIKRARNIALLPYSYDVTQN from the coding sequence ATGGCTTTCATTTCAAGAAAAAAGGTCTGCAAATTCTGTGAAAACAAGAAGTTAAGCATTGATTATAAAGACTATAAGACACTTCGCCGTTTTATCACAGAGCAGGGAAAAATTATTCCCCGGCGTGTAACGGGGACATGTGCAAAACATCAGCGTGAACTCGTGACGGCAATCAAGCGGGCCCGGAATATTGCCCTCCTGCCTTATTCTTATGACGTAACGCAAAACTGA
- the rpsF gene encoding 30S ribosomal protein S6 has protein sequence MRYYETLFIVHPNYEQDRLNSVIKMVKGHIADIGGHVLAVDDWGKRRLAYPIEKQKSGNYVLIYFDAEPSAVVELQTWFELQAQILAQLIVRLDEKPAGVPSHHEDNDEVKDEITDDGSDEDYDEEEEIEVEDDSEETSEEAVKETV, from the coding sequence TTGAGGTATTATGAAACACTCTTCATTGTGCATCCAAACTACGAACAGGATCGTCTGAATTCGGTTATTAAGATGGTGAAAGGCCATATTGCCGATATTGGCGGACATGTTCTGGCTGTGGATGATTGGGGAAAACGCAGACTGGCGTATCCCATCGAAAAACAGAAATCAGGAAATTACGTTCTGATTTATTTTGATGCCGAACCTTCGGCCGTGGTTGAATTGCAAACCTGGTTTGAACTTCAGGCACAAATCCTCGCCCAGCTGATTGTGCGGCTGGATGAAAAACCGGCCGGTGTCCCGTCCCATCATGAAGATAACGATGAAGTTAAGGACGAGATAACAGATGATGGATCCGATGAGGATTATGACGAGGAAGAAGAAATAGAAGTAGAAGACGATTCGGAAGAAACGTCTGAAGAAGCTGTAAAAGAAACGGTGTAA
- a CDS encoding sodium-translocating pyrophosphatase, translating to MINWILIMVPAVGALALIYALIRSGWITKQDSGEKEMVEISHHIREGAMAFLVREYRVLSFFVVIVAFLLILSNSGILRLVALSFITGALASALAGFIGMRVATAANVRTTQAAKTSLAKALVIAFSGGSVMGLSVVGLGLLGLGSLFWVYVRYLGSDPATIQNTVLPILSGFSLGASSIALFARVGGGIYTKAADIGADLVGKVEAGIPEDDPRNPAVIADNVGDNVGDVAGMGADLFESYVGSIIGAMVLGAIVSVGGGFSGSFVMLPLILAAAGALVSLVAVFFVRENEKIKPQTALNISEYGAAILMIILSWFIITRVLPSGTFESGQREGLSASGVYIATLFGILAGTLIGLITEYFTSESRSPARRVANAASSGAATNIISGLSMGMRSTTLPIVVLAGTIMIAYHFAGIYGIAISAMGMLTTIGVQLSVDAFGPIADNAGGIAEMAGLEKSVRKRTDALDAVGNTTAAIGKGFAVGSAALTALALFNAYKTTAGIDQIDLTEPRIMAGLFIGGMLPFLFTSLAMQAVGDAAFSMITEVRRQFREIKGLMAGEAKADFKRCVDISTQAAIRKMVLPGLLAVGVPVAVGFYDPSMLAGVLAGTTITGVLMAIFMANAGGVWDNAKKYIENGHLGGKGSDAHKASVVGDTVGDPFKDTAGPSLNILIKLMSVVSLVIAPLIT from the coding sequence ATGATCAACTGGATACTTATCATGGTCCCTGCGGTGGGAGCTCTTGCTTTGATCTATGCCCTGATTCGTTCCGGTTGGATTACAAAACAGGATTCCGGTGAAAAGGAGATGGTGGAAATTTCCCATCATATCCGGGAAGGTGCCATGGCTTTTCTCGTCCGGGAATACCGGGTGTTGAGCTTCTTTGTGGTGATTGTGGCTTTTTTACTGATTCTGAGCAACAGCGGGATTTTACGGCTTGTGGCTCTTTCGTTCATCACCGGAGCCCTGGCCAGTGCCCTGGCGGGATTTATCGGCATGCGGGTGGCAACAGCCGCCAATGTCCGCACAACTCAGGCAGCAAAAACCAGTCTGGCCAAAGCGCTGGTGATTGCCTTTTCCGGCGGGTCCGTGATGGGACTCAGTGTTGTGGGTTTGGGACTCCTGGGACTGGGTTCTCTCTTTTGGGTTTATGTCCGTTATCTGGGCAGTGATCCCGCGACGATTCAAAATACGGTATTGCCCATCCTGAGCGGATTCAGTCTGGGCGCCAGTTCCATTGCCCTTTTTGCCCGCGTGGGTGGCGGCATCTATACAAAAGCCGCCGATATCGGGGCAGATCTGGTGGGAAAGGTGGAAGCCGGTATCCCCGAGGATGATCCCCGGAACCCGGCGGTAATTGCCGACAATGTGGGGGACAATGTGGGGGATGTGGCCGGCATGGGTGCCGATTTGTTTGAATCCTATGTGGGATCCATCATTGGAGCCATGGTGCTGGGAGCCATCGTCTCAGTGGGAGGCGGTTTTTCCGGCAGTTTTGTCATGCTGCCCCTGATTCTGGCCGCCGCGGGAGCCCTTGTTTCCCTGGTGGCTGTGTTTTTTGTCCGGGAGAATGAAAAGATTAAACCACAAACCGCCCTGAATATCAGCGAATACGGCGCCGCCATCCTCATGATTATCCTTTCCTGGTTTATTATTACCCGGGTTTTGCCCTCCGGAACCTTTGAATCGGGACAAAGGGAGGGTTTGTCCGCCTCCGGTGTTTATATTGCCACCCTTTTCGGGATTCTGGCCGGAACTCTTATCGGACTCATTACCGAATACTTTACGTCAGAGAGTAGATCCCCGGCACGAAGAGTCGCCAATGCAGCTTCCTCCGGGGCAGCAACCAATATTATTTCCGGACTGAGCATGGGGATGAGAAGTACGACCCTGCCCATTGTGGTGCTGGCCGGGACTATCATGATTGCCTATCATTTTGCCGGAATCTATGGCATTGCCATCTCGGCAATGGGTATGCTGACAACCATCGGTGTTCAGCTTTCCGTGGATGCTTTTGGCCCCATTGCCGATAATGCCGGCGGGATTGCGGAAATGGCCGGACTGGAAAAATCTGTCCGTAAGCGGACTGATGCCCTCGATGCGGTAGGAAATACAACGGCAGCTATCGGTAAGGGATTTGCCGTGGGATCTGCCGCATTAACGGCCCTGGCACTCTTCAATGCCTATAAAACCACAGCCGGGATTGATCAAATTGATTTGACTGAACCCCGGATAATGGCCGGACTCTTTATCGGCGGCATGCTGCCCTTTCTTTTTACATCCCTGGCCATGCAGGCTGTGGGTGATGCGGCTTTTTCCATGATTACGGAAGTGCGGCGGCAATTCCGGGAAATCAAGGGACTCATGGCCGGTGAAGCGAAAGCCGATTTCAAACGCTGCGTGGATATTTCCACTCAAGCGGCCATCCGCAAAATGGTCCTTCCCGGGCTCCTGGCTGTGGGCGTGCCGGTGGCTGTGGGTTTTTACGACCCGAGCATGTTGGCCGGTGTGCTGGCAGGGACGACTATTACCGGTGTCCTTATGGCAATTTTTATGGCCAATGCCGGCGGCGTGTGGGATAATGCAAAAAAATATATTGAAAACGGACACCTGGGAGGCAAAGGGAGTGATGCCCATAAAGCTTCCGTCGTGGGAGATACCGTCGGCGATCCCTTCAAGGATACCGCCGGCCCATCCCTCAATATCCTCATTAAATTGATGTCCGTCGTTTCCCTGGTGATCGCACCGCTGATTACTTAG
- a CDS encoding aminoacyl-tRNA hydrolase, with protein sequence MKVIVGLGNPGKKYTQTRHNLGFMVMDELADRHGLTFKSGRGVFLESRMPDGSLLVKPMTFMNLSGQALADVSRRYPLNPEETLLVHDDLDVDFGRLKIRPTGSAGGHNGLKSVFSVLGTQNIPRIKIGINTPERRQMDAEIYVLKPFLPEERETVKEMVQKAADAVELFLKEDLNTAMNRYNRSEKGKDTESVSNDETKEMSP encoded by the coding sequence ATGAAGGTGATTGTCGGACTGGGAAATCCCGGGAAAAAATATACCCAAACCCGCCACAACCTGGGTTTTATGGTCATGGATGAGCTGGCAGACCGCCACGGATTAACATTCAAATCCGGCCGGGGTGTATTCCTGGAATCCCGGATGCCCGACGGATCCCTTCTGGTGAAACCTATGACCTTTATGAACCTGAGCGGACAGGCTCTGGCGGATGTATCCAGACGCTATCCCCTGAACCCTGAAGAGACACTCCTGGTCCATGATGACCTGGATGTGGACTTCGGGCGTCTGAAAATCCGTCCGACCGGTTCTGCCGGCGGGCATAACGGACTCAAATCCGTTTTCAGTGTTTTGGGGACTCAGAATATTCCGCGGATTAAAATTGGCATCAATACCCCGGAGCGGCGGCAAATGGATGCTGAAATCTACGTGCTTAAACCCTTTTTGCCCGAAGAACGGGAAACGGTGAAGGAGATGGTGCAAAAAGCCGCCGATGCAGTTGAACTCTTTTTAAAGGAGGATCTGAACACTGCCATGAATCGCTATAACCGTTCGGAAAAGGGAAAAGATACGGAATCTGTTTCAAATGATGAAACCAAGGAGATGTCGCCATGA
- a CDS encoding 50S ribosomal protein L25, translating into MTEAVKLNVSKREERGKEKMKKLRATGRIPAIYYTHSEKSIPLSVDLLELHKVLKTGERLIDLYVDKAKKPKKAIFKELQYHPVTDEIVHIDFQGVSLQEMIEVEVRINFLGTPFGLKEGGVMDTHLYELLVRCKAGEIPHELDVDISGLHMNESLHVGDLTFEGIDIVTPADALIVAVTPPSKAAQAEEEAEEAEELEGEEAEEESEEE; encoded by the coding sequence ATGACAGAAGCAGTAAAACTGAATGTTTCAAAACGGGAAGAACGGGGAAAAGAGAAAATGAAAAAACTCCGGGCCACCGGACGGATTCCCGCGATTTACTACACTCATTCGGAAAAATCCATTCCGTTAAGTGTGGATTTGCTGGAATTGCATAAAGTACTGAAAACCGGCGAACGGCTTATTGACCTCTATGTGGATAAAGCCAAAAAGCCCAAGAAAGCCATTTTTAAGGAACTGCAGTACCATCCCGTAACGGACGAGATTGTTCATATCGATTTTCAGGGTGTGAGCCTTCAGGAAATGATTGAAGTGGAAGTCCGCATCAATTTCCTGGGAACACCTTTCGGACTCAAAGAGGGTGGTGTAATGGATACCCACCTTTATGAACTGTTGGTTCGCTGTAAAGCCGGTGAAATTCCTCACGAGCTGGATGTGGATATCAGCGGTCTGCACATGAATGAGAGTTTGCATGTGGGTGATCTGACCTTTGAGGGAATTGATATTGTGACCCCTGCCGATGCTCTGATTGTTGCCGTCACGCCGCCGTCCAAGGCTGCACAGGCTGAAGAAGAGGCTGAAGAAGCAGAAGAACTGGAAGGTGAAGAAGCCGAAGAAGAATCTGAAGAGGAATAA
- a CDS encoding ribose-phosphate pyrophosphokinase — MYGELKVFSGSSNRPLVEKICEKLGVKVGPLTIKRFSDGEIWVRFEESIRGKDIFIIQSTNSPAENYMELLLILDAARRASASRITAVLPYYGYARQDRKDQPRVPISARLFMDLLVKAGADRIMAMDLHSTQIQGYVDVPFDHLYSRPALLEHCLSLSEDTSSDLVIVAPDMGSVHRTRSYAGVLNRSLAIIDKRRTGHNQSEVMHLIGEVKGKRALIVDDMCDTAGTLVAGAQKLKDLGALDIYAMFTHPVLSGQAIERIKNSPISRVITTDTIYLPEEKRIPKMEVVSVADIFAEAIQRTNNEDSISVLFK; from the coding sequence ATGTACGGTGAATTAAAAGTCTTTTCCGGCAGTTCCAACCGGCCATTGGTGGAAAAAATTTGTGAAAAACTGGGAGTAAAAGTAGGCCCCCTGACCATTAAACGGTTCAGTGACGGTGAAATCTGGGTCCGCTTTGAAGAAAGCATCCGCGGTAAGGATATCTTTATTATCCAGTCCACCAATTCCCCGGCAGAAAATTACATGGAGCTTCTGCTGATTCTGGATGCGGCACGACGGGCATCGGCAAGCCGGATTACGGCAGTCCTCCCTTACTACGGCTATGCCCGGCAGGACAGGAAAGACCAACCCCGGGTGCCCATCTCGGCGCGGCTGTTCATGGATTTGCTGGTCAAGGCCGGTGCGGACCGGATTATGGCTATGGACCTCCACTCCACGCAGATTCAGGGCTATGTGGATGTCCCCTTTGACCACCTCTATTCCCGGCCGGCTCTTCTGGAACACTGCCTCTCTCTGAGCGAGGATACAAGCAGCGATTTGGTGATTGTGGCCCCCGATATGGGGAGTGTCCATCGGACCCGCAGCTATGCCGGCGTGCTGAACCGGAGTCTGGCCATTATCGACAAACGGCGGACCGGCCACAACCAGTCCGAAGTGATGCACCTGATCGGAGAAGTGAAAGGCAAACGGGCCCTTATCGTGGACGACATGTGTGATACAGCCGGGACCTTGGTGGCCGGAGCCCAAAAACTGAAAGATCTGGGAGCCCTGGACATCTATGCCATGTTTACTCATCCGGTCCTGTCAGGTCAGGCTATCGAACGGATCAAGAATTCACCCATCAGCCGGGTGATCACGACAGATACCATCTACCTTCCGGAAGAAAAACGGATTCCCAAAATGGAAGTGGTCTCCGTGGCGGATATCTTTGCGGAAGCCATTCAGAGAACGAACAATGAAGATTCCATCAGTGTTCTCTTCAAATAG